Proteins encoded within one genomic window of Panacibacter microcysteis:
- a CDS encoding serine hydrolase produces the protein MRKLLTVCTLLMLVSAANAQKKTAEDKRFAGLDTAFTRVLKDWNAAGFAVAVVEKNKVVYAKGFGYSNVATKTPVTANTSFAIGSCTKAFTASVIGLLEKDGRLDIDKPVRDYIPEVKFYNNEMNNNITLRDMMCHRTGLPRHDFSWYYFTTTSRDSMLKRIAFMEPTAGIRERWQYNNFMFFLQGVITEKLTGQSWEQNIKNSIFKPLGMDSATVSIDEMVKQQNIAVGYGLKNDSVIKKLDYYHINAMAPAGSINSSVTDMSKWLMLWINGGKYNGKEILSPAYVNAAISGQMVVGSALPAKDRPDLFFSDYGFGWFLSSYKGHYRVEHGGNIDGFSASTSFFPSDSIGIVVLCNQDGSPVPSIVRNVIADRMLGLKYFDWESERKIAADKAREENKNATKAKTDNGTKAAPPTHALKDYEGLYNNKGYGTFEVVVKNDSLYAMPGSKTWWMKHVQYDIFTPVQMDADGSFDSTENGTPLQFNMNLSGDIESVGITFEAALKPILFTRTPKAKEATKEELQQYEGEFDLNGITLKTYLKGDKTLHLFVPGQPEYELMPVDKDMFAIKILKGFKVQFKRNDQQQVTELLSIQPNGTFKAVKKSK, from the coding sequence ATGAGAAAATTACTCACCGTATGTACTTTGCTGATGCTTGTAAGTGCAGCAAATGCGCAAAAGAAAACAGCGGAAGATAAAAGATTTGCAGGTCTTGATACTGCTTTTACAAGGGTTCTGAAAGACTGGAACGCCGCAGGTTTTGCCGTAGCTGTAGTGGAAAAAAACAAGGTTGTTTACGCAAAAGGATTTGGTTACAGCAATGTGGCCACCAAAACGCCTGTTACAGCCAATACCAGCTTTGCCATTGGATCGTGTACAAAAGCATTTACAGCATCTGTTATTGGTTTGCTTGAAAAAGATGGCAGGCTGGATATAGATAAACCTGTACGCGACTATATACCTGAAGTAAAGTTTTACAACAATGAAATGAACAATAACATCACATTGCGGGATATGATGTGCCACAGAACCGGGCTGCCAAGACACGATTTTTCCTGGTACTACTTTACAACAACTTCCCGCGACAGCATGCTGAAAAGAATTGCGTTTATGGAGCCTACAGCGGGTATAAGGGAACGCTGGCAGTACAACAATTTTATGTTCTTCCTGCAGGGTGTAATTACCGAAAAGCTTACCGGGCAAAGCTGGGAACAAAACATTAAAAACAGCATCTTTAAACCACTGGGCATGGATAGCGCAACCGTTTCGATTGATGAGATGGTTAAGCAACAAAATATAGCCGTGGGTTATGGTTTAAAAAATGACAGTGTTATAAAGAAGCTCGACTATTATCACATCAACGCCATGGCGCCCGCAGGCAGCATCAACAGCAGCGTAACAGATATGAGCAAATGGCTGATGCTCTGGATTAACGGCGGTAAATACAACGGAAAAGAAATATTGTCACCCGCTTATGTAAATGCTGCTATAAGCGGCCAGATGGTTGTTGGCAGTGCATTGCCTGCGAAAGACAGGCCAGACCTGTTTTTTTCCGATTATGGATTTGGATGGTTCCTGTCTTCTTACAAAGGGCACTACCGCGTAGAGCATGGCGGTAATATCGATGGTTTTAGTGCAAGCACGTCATTTTTTCCTTCCGACAGTATTGGTATTGTTGTGTTGTGCAACCAGGACGGCTCTCCCGTGCCTTCTATAGTAAGAAATGTAATTGCCGACAGAATGCTGGGGCTGAAATATTTCGACTGGGAGAGCGAAAGAAAGATAGCTGCAGACAAGGCCAGGGAAGAAAACAAAAATGCTACCAAAGCAAAAACAGACAACGGTACAAAAGCCGCGCCGCCTACACATGCTTTAAAAGACTACGAAGGGTTGTACAACAATAAAGGTTACGGCACTTTTGAAGTGGTGGTAAAAAACGATTCGCTGTACGCAATGCCCGGCTCTAAAACATGGTGGATGAAACATGTACAATACGACATTTTTACACCTGTGCAAATGGATGCCGACGGGTCTTTCGATTCAACGGAGAACGGCACTCCATTGCAGTTTAACATGAATCTTTCAGGAGACATCGAGTCTGTAGGTATTACTTTTGAAGCAGCGCTTAAACCTATACTTTTTACCAGGACACCCAAAGCCAAAGAAGCAACGAAAGAAGAATTACAGCAATACGAAGGCGAGTTTGACCTGAACGGTATAACACTTAAGACATACCTGAAAGGAGATAAAACATTACACCTCTTTGTGCCAGGCCAGCCAGAGTACGAATTAATGCCGGTAGATAAAGATATGTTTGCCATTAAAATACTCAAAGGCTTTAAGGTGCAGTTTAAAAGGAACGATCAGCAGCAGGTTACAGAGCTGTTATCGATTCAGCCAAACGGAACATTTAAAGCGGTAAAGAAAAGTAAGTAA